The genomic stretch GGTCAGCGACAAGCGCCGTGGGTTTCCCGTCGAGACTTTCCCGCACACCGTTTGGTGCTACTATCCTATCCTATCCCCTCCCTTCAGCGTCCGATGGAACGCAGCATGCCCCGTCCGACCAGTCGATTCGGCGTTGGGACCAGACTTTTGCTCGCCGGCTGGTGCGTAAGACGGCGTCACGTAGCGATACCTGGCATCTCGATGAGTTCGTCGTATTAATTGCCGGCACGAGGCTTTGGCTGTGGCGCACCGTCTGTCAGAGCGGGAATTGTGCTCGAGGAGACCGTCCAGGTCCGCCCCTGCCAAGGCTGCAAGCCTGATGAACCAATTTAGAAAGTAGCGCTACGCCAGGCGCATGATCACCGACAAATCGCGCTCCTGTGGCCCGGCAAAGCGCCGGAGTGAAGCGCAACTCAAGCATCGCTCGCAGCTGACAATCGAGCGAATTCGCATGTGCTTCCGTAAAAACAAAAATGGCCCATGCACGGCTTCCGATTCAGAGAGGGGCTTACAACGGCTCGTCTCGACCTTCCCGCCTTTCGGAACCACTTTGTCCGGACTAGCTGGACAGCTGGTGCACCTCGCCACCGCCGAGGTGTGGCCCTTCGCCCTAACGAGGACGCTTACGCCTAGGCATGTCGGCATCAGTGGGGCATCTCGGCTGACGTACCGAGCGGTGCACTCGCATGATGTCAACAATGTCGAGGCTCAAAACAAACAAAAGCTATCGCCATTGAACGATACTGTCGCGAAGCGAACAGACGAACCATGTCCGAAACATTTGCTTTTCGTGCTCAGCTTGACCCTCAGAGCAGAAAAGGAAACGCAAGCCAAGGTCCGACGGCAAACTTGAGTGTCAATCGTAGCTTGGTCGTGAGGTTGGCACGTCGCTTGCGGGGTGATTTTCTGAAGCCGGTACGCCCGCAGCTATCGGAGATAATCATGGCGATCGACCCAGAAGTGTTTGATTCCTCCCCCGGGCATTTCAAGCAGGTGATATGAGAACAACATCTTATCGCGTGGAAGTATGATTCAGATTCATCGCCTCTGTTGTTGAATCATTATTATGACCCGTGCGTCATACTGCGATGGGCGCAGCGCGATGTGCATCGTTTTCGATTGTGGGACAGGAAGGGCTGGCTCGTTCGTTGACGTCCCCTTCTTTAATATTTGAACGGAGATCAAGAATGAACATCAGGAGCCTCCTGCTCGGCTCAGCTGCGGCCCTGATCGCCGTTTCCTGTGCCCGAGCCGCCGACGCCATCGTCCTGGCCGAGCCTGAGCCCGTTGAATACGTCAAGATCTGCGACGTTTACGGCGCTGGTTACTACTACATCCCCGGCACCGAGACCTGCCTGCGCATCGGCGGCTATATCCGTTACGACATCGGCCTCGGCGATGTCGTGTCGCATGACAAAGCTAGAGCCACGGATGTGAAGACTGGCGAGGCCCAGGGCATATGGCAAAACCACACGCGTTTCACATTCAAAACTTGGACCGGGCAAGAGACCGAACTCGGTACATTGCAGACCTACATCGAGACCCGCATGAACTACGGCAAGCACACGGCCTATTCCGGTTCGGACAGTCCTCGATACTATGCCTTCAGCCAAGGCATCACGTTGACTTTCGCCTGGGTTCAGCTTGGTGGCCTCCGAGTTGGCAAGGACTGGTCCGCCTTCGACATGTTTAATGGCTACGCGGGCGACGTGCTCAATCAGATGCTTATCCCGTACGGCGCCTTCGATACTAATGTGGTTCAGTACTACTTTGACGCCGGTAACGGCTTTTCGGCTGTGGTTTCACTCGAAGAAGGCTCGGGCCTGGTCGGCACCATCGACAGCTACGTTCCGCACCTAGTCGGCGGAGTGAAATACACACAACACTGGGGCGCGATCACCGGCGTTGTCGCTTATGATAGCAACTACGAATCGGTCGCGGGCAAGGTCCGCATCGACGTCGATGTTACCGACCAACTCTCGCTATTCGGAATGTTCGGCTACGGCTCCAGCGGCAAGCTCAACGATGACGTCACTAACGCAATCGACGCTCATGGTCGCGGGTTCTACAAAAGTTGGGGCGGTAACTGGGCTTTCTGGGCCGGCGCCACTTACAAGCTCAATGAGACAACTTCGTTGAATCTTCAGCTCTCGGGTGATCAGCTCAGGAACTATGGTGTCGCTGCAAACGTCGCCTATACGTTTCTTGCAGATTTCACAATTACAGCCGAACTCGACTATGACCGCTACGGCGACTTCGCCGTCGGCAAGGTCGACCCTTCCATTAGCTGGGCGAATGCCAACAAAAAGAGCAGTGTCGGCGGCATCCTCCGTTTCGAACGTTCATTCTAACGGGAGGAAGAGCTTCATCTCGGTGCCTCAGGCGGCGAATGACGATTATGCGGGGGACCTGCCACGCCTGCGGCAGATAAGCGCTGGCACGTTTGCAATCGGATACAGCTGCGATTAGGGCGCGGCCGATGCCCCGCCTGCCGGGATGTGACAGCTGGCAAAGCGTTGCGGCAGGTTTGCTGGCGGTCCCGGCACTTGCGCTGACGCGTGCGGCGCAGTCCGGCGACACGGTGGAGGCCGCCGGCAGATGGGTGGGCGCGTGATCGCCGAAGCAATCGCCGAACTCGCCTAGTATCCCAGCTTCGATAACGACTGAATCGGCGGCGACTCAATGCAACCTTGGCTTCCGGAGACCGCGCTGACCGCCGCCGGCCTGACCGCGCTCGCCGCGCAGGATGCTTCGGACAAGCAAATCACCTGCGTCAAGGCGCCCTTCAAGTCGCTGATCGACCATGTCTTTATCTCGCCCAATCTCCTGCCGTGCGGCCACGATTTCATGATCCTCGCGCTCGACCGAACCATCGAGCGGTTCCTGGAAGTGTCCGATCATCGCCCGGTCCTCTTGCGACTGGCCGGGCCTATCGGTGAGCGTTAGATCCAGAACGAGGTTACACGGGATTCCTACAGCCCGCACATCGCAGCTGGCCGCCTGGCAAAGTCAAAGGGCAACCGTCTCACCGACGAAGACCGCGGCGAGCCGCAATCATCGAGCGAGGACGAAATAGGGACAGCGAAGGGTTTTATCCGCATGCGGCAGGAGGATCGCTTTGTGGTTAGCGCTATTGCTGCGTATTCGATGCTTTTCTCGACCGGGTTTGCCAGTAGGCACAGCCAAGCAGCGTGAGGGGAGGCCAAAGGGATAACCAATCGTCGCTAAACGGCATGCTCCAGCAAATAACGGCAAGGCGGTAGCGGCGCGCTTGAGCCCCGGTTGAAGTGCTTGGAGTTTTTTCCGAATGGGCGAGCGTTGCGACTAATGAAGGCGTCACATCATTCGACGGTGACTGATTTTGCCAGGTTGCGTGGCTGGTCGAGATCTGTGCCCATGAAGAGCGCCGTGTGGTACGCAAGAAGCTGTATCGGCAGCGAGAAGATCATCGGCGCGATAATCTCGTCGGTGGCCGGCAGCACGATCGTGTGCATCGTATCGAGTTTCGATGCGGCTGCCCCTTTTCCATCGGTGATGAGGATAATGCGCCCTCCGCGGGCGGCCACTTCCTGCATGTTGGAGAGGGTCTTGTCGAAAAAGCGATCATGTGGCGCGATGACGATCACTGGCATGTTCTCGTCTATCAATGCGATAGGACCGTGCTTCAATTCACCCGCCGCATAGCCTTCGGCGTGGATGTAGGAAATCTCCTTGAGCTTCAGCGCCCCCTCCATCGCCAGCGGGAAATTTGTGCCACGGCCGAGATAAAGGACATGATGACACTTTGACAGTTCGCGCGACAGAAGCTCAATCTCCGGCTGGATGCTGTCCAGTACCTGCCTCATGAGGCGCGGCATTTCGGCGAGGCTCTCGACGAGCGCCTGCACCTCATCTTCGGTCACGGTTCCGCGGGCCTTGGCTGCGTGGATGGCGAGTGCGGCAAGAGCGGCTAGCTGGCAGGTGAAGGCCTTGGTGGAGGCGACGCCGATCTCTGGGCCGGCAAGGATCGGGAAGACCACATCGGCCTCCCGAGCGATGGTCGATTCGCGCGCATTGACGACAGCGCCAATTTTCAGCCCAAGCTGCTTGCAGTACCTCAGCGATGCCAGCGTATCGGCGGTTTCGCCCGACTGTGAAATGAACAGAGCCGCAGACTGCGGCGACAATGGAATCTCGCGATAGCGGAATTCGGATGCAACATCTATTTCGACCGGCAGGCGCGCATAGCGCTCGAACCAGTATTTTCCGATCAGCCCGGCGAGATATGCGGTG from Mesorhizobium sp. 113-3-3 encodes the following:
- the glmS gene encoding glutamine--fructose-6-phosphate transaminase (isomerizing), whose protein sequence is MCGIVGIVGQQPVSERLVDALKRLEYRGYDSAGIATITDGTLHRRRAEGKLVNLERRLKEEPLGGTIGIAHTRWATHGPPTERNAHPHFTDGVAVVHNGIIENFAELKDELAATGAEFQTDTDTEVLAHLLARHRREGMRRGEAVHAMLKSVRGAYALAILFEDDPSTIIAARNGPPLAIGHGDGEMFLGSDAIALAPFTNEITYLIDGDWAVVGRTGADIFDYDGHPVARPRQTSVAVATLANKGSHRHFMEKEILEQPEVIADALGHYINFIENGADAVSGIDFAKIPSLAISACGTAYLAGLIGKYWFERYARLPVEIDVASEFRYREIPLSPQSAALFISQSGETADTLASLRYCKQLGLKIGAVVNARESTIAREADVVFPILAGPEIGVASTKAFTCQLAALAALAIHAAKARGTVTEDEVQALVESLAEMPRLMRQVLDSIQPEIELLSRELSKCHHVLYLGRGTNFPLAMEGALKLKEISYIHAEGYAAGELKHGPIALIDENMPVIVIAPHDRFFDKTLSNMQEVAARGGRIILITDGKGAAASKLDTMHTIVLPATDEIIAPMIFSLPIQLLAYHTALFMGTDLDQPRNLAKSVTVE
- a CDS encoding porin, yielding MNIRSLLLGSAAALIAVSCARAADAIVLAEPEPVEYVKICDVYGAGYYYIPGTETCLRIGGYIRYDIGLGDVVSHDKARATDVKTGEAQGIWQNHTRFTFKTWTGQETELGTLQTYIETRMNYGKHTAYSGSDSPRYYAFSQGITLTFAWVQLGGLRVGKDWSAFDMFNGYAGDVLNQMLIPYGAFDTNVVQYYFDAGNGFSAVVSLEEGSGLVGTIDSYVPHLVGGVKYTQHWGAITGVVAYDSNYESVAGKVRIDVDVTDQLSLFGMFGYGSSGKLNDDVTNAIDAHGRGFYKSWGGNWAFWAGATYKLNETTSLNLQLSGDQLRNYGVAANVAYTFLADFTITAELDYDRYGDFAVGKVDPSISWANANKKSSVGGILRFERSF